A genomic region of Elaeis guineensis isolate ETL-2024a chromosome 9, EG11, whole genome shotgun sequence contains the following coding sequences:
- the LOC105051906 gene encoding uncharacterized protein produces MVAQNQSMSLGSMLEETVENLFGREIMELAKDGFESFWEEEMIYSKVFFENCISNGRNSCDVFGTMKFQLDEGSKLITLGNYNCESSVPANVSSTKRSSRETLKHTKTSLREIGGSGYFVDRSSSWAGSDAQKTNVKRLKLSPVENLSYKDKGTGQKLDDTCNVSMHLGTSNVIPSIFLSNSSDVCQQVPCRIVESFGQGFISSYHMIDVQGNLNGFDINGDPKCKSKTGNDKVFAKAKSDNTTGSQQSCTLKILESGKHVVLGKRPLARLCINQQAEESNILNSEMVSAAKKVAFMRDLPSRLRSHAHHLLMEAGWEIEVRKRKDGTKVDFIYKLPEEGPCLYSLPKAWVSCGKVLSAGTWALEEDENGRQWVTINEFWFDLADTLGQIEKGIQQPGKVLSLLDRWKILDPFMAVICIDKKIRALREGNALKAVNSATVMLTGNAHMILAEKGVGRVQDNLGKPDSHLLCRSKRSLLPNPMPADKSKVQEGLCIQQVSVTQSCHVLRNKHKYRRAKHKPCCGADVQNRSLRTITKHIGKGFHDSKGFHGISSEAASIHNKTNQLCSNRKSSQRKSCISVPISFAENILLCKKINSAESKTQAPHSPRSAEDACLNKSVDSSAEEGGLSLSHVGKLLVGNQPCGETTIDKQMPVVKHREKSAYQGRDGVCTKVELAHEDTWDSFVKKVDQQEKLGSSVFLGGSVRKRFSWEESDRNGGALDCPTICEKVCTSVQEKKLHGVTQNKNSSEDSWSLLTQKAKKSSGDSGNLFIVNRASQHPMPEQQVLYLYPQEGTPCFSMDDRCRQQLFTCVSMPEAMERINMQQQMQSSVYQLSLTGGHFRFGLDGSTAQNVNIPIQCVELNPAPKQSPSLAEKVVQTICVKDSEFHKEDNARSSGTSDSQMRQTSASVSIEMAGNKSKKISEVEAVKVTDINVGAKPTNRNCIELLGLDIDGKVQNHLFPVNQIENSVLRLESTSECLKNSDCLEKQCGDTSKIGVGHTPAVLEDGSAKKIYKKPPKSEIKAGRQNNKDKKFDPMMSLEDESGGILSKVKTDNKIAGVQSTTCKDNAVEASSEMSTSIMLSHSTYGESVELMNMLDNNKLPSEHFGEEKSDEDLRFANGESTDVGDNQGVIKAKKSEVRRENGHKRWRVSQVDDDDDLLMAIIINKYYRSSSRNSASKARLLKSNALRKFKSRKGGHKLLPQTAGKGGKHFADGKRLFLGARTVFCRLIEMGVISIKNVIQYRNPKNNTVVKDGRVTRDGILCKCCGKILSVSDFKFHSGFKLRRPSLNLFMGSGKPYTLCQLQAWSIEYKSRKDNMQTMEAVELDESDDSCVLCGDGGELICCDNCPSTYHQACLPSQELPEGSWYCPNCSCEICGDVVNAMENSNTVAALECSLCECRYHTKCIKEMITYKGEVESDAWFCRQSCQQVHVGLRSRVGVTNCLDNGFSWMILRCSHGDHKVQSAQKIALMAECNIKLAIALTIMEECFLPMVDPRTGIDIIPHVLYNRGSDSARLNHKGFYTVVLEKNDELISVACIRVHGVMVAEMPLIATCTEHRRQGMCRRLVGVIEEMLKSLKVEMLILSAIPDLVDTWTSVFGFEPIQDDEKKQLHNVSLMMFPGTVLLKKILCQDTAKKSGEIREFYSHQDQAQNLGAFHEKTF; encoded by the exons ATGGTCGCCCAAAATCAGAGCATGTCACTGGGATCCATGTTGGAGGAGACAGTGGAAAATTTGTTTGGGAGAGAAATCATGGAGTTGGCCAAAGATGGATTTGAGAGCTTCTGGGAGGAAGAAATGATATATTCAAAGGTTTTCTTTGAAAATTGTATTAGTAATGGTAGGAATAGTTGTGATGTTTTTGGGACCATGAAATTTCAACTAGATGAAGGCAGCAAGTTGATAACACTAGGCAATTACAACTGTGAAAGCTCAGTCCCGGCAAATGTATCTTCCACAAAACGTTCATCCAGAGAAACTTTAAAGCACACTAAGACGAGTCTCAGGGAAATAGGCGGATCAGGGTATTTTGTGGACAGATCTTCTTCCTGGGCCGGATCTGATGCTCAGAAGACGAATGTGAAGCGGCTGAAGCTATCGCCTGTTGAGAACTTGAGCTATAAGGATAAAGGCACAGGACAGAAGTTGGATGACACCTGTAACGTATCGATGCACCTGGGTACATCGAATGTTATCCCAAgcatatttctttcaaattcttcTGATGTTTGTCAACAAGTACCATGCCGTATAGTTGAATCTTTTGGTCAGGGGTTCATTTCTAGCTACCATATGATTGATGTGCAGGGTAATTTGAATGGTTTTGATATTAATGGTGATCCAAAATGTAAAAGCAAAACAGGAAATGATAAGGTTTTTGCAAAAGCTAAATCTGATAATACCACTGGTTCTCAACAGAGCTGTACTTTGAAGATTTTGGAGTCAGGCAAACATGTTGTTCTTGGTAAAAGGCCTCTAGCACGGTTATGCATTAACCAACAAGCTGAAGAATCCAACATTCTAAATTCAGAGATGGTCAGTGCTGCAAAGAAGGTGGCTTTCATGAGGGATCTTCCCAGCCGTCTTCGTTCACATGCACATCATCTTCTGATGGAAGCTGGCTGGGAAATTGAAGTACGCAAGAGGAAAGATGGGACAAAAGTAGATTTCATTTACAAATTACCTGAAGAAGGACCATGTTTATATTCACTTCCAAAAGCTTGGGTATCATGTGGTAAGGTCTTATCTGCTGGCACATGGGCCTTGGAAGAGGATGAAAATGGAAGACAGTGGGTCACTATCAATGAATTTTGGTTTGACTTGGCAGATACTCTGGGACAAATTGAAAAGGGTATTCAGCAACCAGGAAAGGTTTTGTCGCTTCTAGACAGGTGGAAGATACTTGATCCATTCATGGCTGTCATATGCATTGACAAAAAGATCCGTGCCCTGCGGGAGGGAAATGCATTGAAAGCTGTGAATAGTGCAACAGTTATGCTTACAGGGAATGCACATATGATCTTGGCAGAAAAGGGTGTAGGCagagttcaagataaccttgggAAACCCGATTCACATTTATTGTGCAGATCAAAAAGGAGTCTTCTGCCAAATCCCATGCCTGCTGACAAGTCCAAGGTGCAAGAAGGTTTATGCATTCAACAAGTATCTGTTACACAAAGTTGTCATGTTTTGAGAAACAAGCATAAATATCGTCGAGCCAAGCATAAACCTTGTTGTGGTGCAGATGTACAAAACAGAAGCCTTAGAACCATCACCAAGCACATAGGCAAGGGGTTTCATGATTCTAAGGGTTTTCATGGCATTAGTTCTGAGGCTGCAAGTATTCATAATAAAACAAATCAATTATGCAGTAACCGTAAGTCAAGTCAGAGAAAATCATGCATATCTGTTCCCATAAGTTTTGcagaaaatattcttttatgcaaaaaaatcaaCTCAGCGGAATCAAAAACACAGGCACCTCATTCTCCTAGATCAGCGGAAGATGCTTGTTTGAATAAATCTGTTGATTCTTCAGCTGAAGAAGGTGGCTTATCTTTGAGTCATGTCGGGAAGTTGCTTGTGGGGAATCAACCTTGTGGGGAAACAACAATTGACAAGCAGATGCCAGTTGTTAAACATAGAGAGAAGAGTGCATATCAAGGAAGGGATGGGGTCTGTACGAAAGTGGAACTTGCTCATGAGGATACGTGGGATAGTTTTGTGAAAAAAGTTGATCAACAAGAGAAATTGGGGTCTTCTGTTTTTCTTGGTGGCAGTGTCAGAAAACGTTTTAGTTGGGAAGAAAGTGACAGGAATGGAGGTGCTTTGGATTGTCCAACCATTTGTGAGAAAGTATGCACATCAGTTCAGGAAAAGAAGTTACATGGAGTGACACAAAACAAGAATTCCTCTGAAGACTCCTGGAGCTTACTGACCCAAAAAGCCAAGAAGTCCTCTGGAGACTCTGGGAACTTATTCATAGTAAACCGGGCTTCTCAACATCCGATGCCAGAGCAACAAGTCTTATATCTTTATCCCCAAGAGGGAACTCCATGTTTTAGTATGGATGATAGGTGTAGGCAACAGCTGTTTACTTGTGTAAGCATGCCTGAGGCCATGGAAAGAATTAATATGCAGCAGCAAATGCAATCTTCAGTCTATCAATTGAGCCTCACTGGAGGACATTTTCGTTTTGGCTTAGATGGAAGTACTGCACAAAATGTGAACATTCCAATACAGTGTGTGGAACTCAATCCAGCCCCCAAACAAAGCCCCAGCTTAGCTGAAAAAGTAGTTCAAACAATCTGTGTAAAGGATTCTGAGTTTCACAAGGAGGATAATGCCAGAAGCTCAGGAACTTCAGACTCTCAAATGAGGCAAACTTCTGCATCTGTTTCAATTGAAATGGCGGGCAACAAGTCTAAGAAGATTTCAGAAGTTGAAGCAGTCAAAGTAACTGACATTAATGTTGGAGCAAAGCCAACTAATAGAAATTGCATAGAGTTGCTTGGTCTTGATATTGATGGTAAGGTCCAGAATCATCTGTTTCCAGTTAACCAGATAGAGAATTCTGTATTGAGATTGGAATCAACTTCTGAATGCTTAAAGAACTCAGACTGCCTTGAAAAGCAGTGTGGTGATACTTCAAAAATTGGGGTAGGGCATACACCTGCGGTACTTGAAGATGGTTCAGCAAAAAAGAtatataaaaagcccccaaaatCGGAAATCAAGGCAGGCAGGCAAAATAACAAAGACAAAAAGTTCGATCCAATGATGTCTTTGGAGGATGAATCTGGAGGCATTTTGTCAAAAGTAAAAACAGATAATAAGATAGCTGGTGTTCAATCAACAACTTGCAAGGATAATGCAGTAGAGGCAAGCTCCGAGATGTCCACCTCTATCATGTTATCCCATTCTACATATGGTGAAAGTGTAGAATTGATGAATATGTTAGATAATAACAAGCTTCCTTCAGAACATTTTGGTGAGGAGAAGTCTGATGAAGATTTACGTTTTGCTAATGGTGAGTCTACAGATGTTGGGGACAACCAAGGTGTTATCAAGGCAAAGAAATCTGAAGTCCGTAGGGAAAATGGGCATAAGAGATGGAGGGTTTCCCaagttgatgatgatgatgatcttCTGATGgctattatcataaataaatattacaGGTCTAGCAGTAGGAATTCTGCTTCCAAAGCCAGGTTGTTGAAGTCAAATgctttgagaaagttcaaaagtcGAAAGGGTGGTCATAAATTACTTCCACAAACTGCTGGAAAAGGTGGAAAACACTTTGCTGACGGGAAGCGATTATTCTTAGGAGCAAGAACAGTGTTTTGCAGGTTGATTGAGATGGGTGTCATATCGATAAAAAATGTCATCCAATATCGGAATCCAAAGAACAATACAGTGGTAAAGGATGGGCGAGTTACTAGGGATGGAATTCTCTGTAAATGCTGCGGCAAGATCCTCTCTGTATCTGACTTTAAGTTTCATTCAGGTTTCAAGCTACGAAGACCCTCCTTGAATCTTTTCATGGGCTCTGGTAAGCCATACACCCTTTGTCAGCTGCAAGCTTGGTCTATTGAGTACAAGTCTAGGAAAGATAATATGCAAACAATGGAAGCTGTGGAGCTGGATGAAAGCGATGATAGTTGTGTGCTTTGTGGTGATGGTGGTGAACTAATATGCTGTGATAATTGCCCCTCTACCTATCATCAAGCATGCTTGCCCTCACAG GAGCTTCCAGAAGGCAGCTGGTATTGCCCTAACTGCAGTTGTGAGATATGCGGGGATGTGGTGAATGCTATGGAGAACTCAAACACCGTGGCTGCTTTAGAATGCTCACTATGTGAATGTAGAT ATCATACCAAATGCATAAAGGAAATGATTACATATAAAGGGGAAGTGGAATCTGATGCTTGGTTTTGTCGACAAAGTTGCCAACAG GTTCATGTGGGCTTACGTTCTCGTGTTGGAGTGACAAACTGTCTTGATAATGGATTCTCTTGGATGATTCTTAGATGTAGTCATGGTGACCATAAAGTTCAGTCGGCACAAAAAATTGCACTGATGGCAGAATGCAACATAAAATTAGCAATTGCCTTGACTATTATGGAGGAGTGCTTTCTACCGATGGTAGATCCAAGAACAGGCATAGACATAATCCCTCATGTCTTGTACAACAGGGG GTCTGACAGTGCACGTTTGAATCATAAAGGGTTTTATACTGTAGTCTTGGAGAAGAATGATGAGCTTATTTCAGTAGCATGTATCAG GGTGCATGGAGTCATGGTGGCAGAGATGCCTCTCATTGCAACTTGTACCGAGCACCGTCGGCAAGGAATGTGCAGGCGTCTTGTTGGTGTAATTGAAGAG ATGCTGAAATCTCTGAAGGTTGAAATGCTGATTTTATCAGCAATTCCGGATTTAGTTGATACATGGACATCAGTTTTTGGTTTTGAacccattcaagatgatgagaagAAGCAGCTGCATAATGTCAGCCTTATGATGTTTCCTGGAACTGTACTGTTAAAAAAGATTTTATGTCAAGATACAGCTAAAAAATCAG GGGAGATTAGAGAATTCTATTCGCATCAAGATCAAGCTCAGAATTTGGGGGCTTTTCATGAAAAAACTTTTTAG